TCGACCACTTTGCGCAATGCCTGTACATGGTGATTGTCTTCGTGAAGGAATTTCTCGTCAACATTGGCCACGTACATCATCGGCTTCATGGTGAGCAGGAACAGGTCGGCAACAGCCTTCTTCTCCTCTTCTGAAATATCCAGGCTACGGGCATTTTTACCCTGCTCAAGGTGAGCTTTGTATTGTCTAAGTACTTCCAGTTCAGCCTTCGCTTTTGCATCGCCAGCCTTCGCAGCACGCTCAATGCGGGCGACCTTTTTATCGACCGATTCGAGGTCCTTAAG
This genomic stretch from Candidatus Hydrogenedentota bacterium harbors:
- a CDS encoding 50S ribosome-binding GTPase, whose translation is GIINVTDKRLEVLTEIVNPQNIVPTTIEFVDIAGLVKGASKNDGRGNGFLSNIREVDAIVHVVRCFDDINIVRSAGPVDPVSDKEIIEMELQLKDLESVDKKVARIERAAKAGDAKAKAELEVLRQYKAHLEQGKNARSLDISEEEKKAVADLFLLTMKPMMYVANVDEKFLHEDNHHVQALRKVV